A window from Theobroma cacao cultivar B97-61/B2 chromosome 3, Criollo_cocoa_genome_V2, whole genome shotgun sequence encodes these proteins:
- the LOC108660446 gene encoding cytochrome P450 71A1-like, whose amino-acid sequence MDYLKAVIKETLRLHPPLPLLVPRVSTQDVNIKVYDIEERTLVIVNAWAIGRDPVHWNEPEEFRPERFLNNPIDFKGNDFQYTPFGDGRRGCPGMAFAMAMNEIILVNLVHKFDWSLPGGTTGEDLDMTETTGIAINRKVPLPAADTFAAGTDTTNTVLEWAMTELLRHPKIVKEPQKQAVSKETLRLHPPVALLVPRISTKNVKIKGSDIEGGTQVIINAWAIGRDTKSWDKPEEYLPDRFLEHSIDFKGHHLQLIPFGSGRTSCPVILFAMKINELSANLVHKFDWSLPGGANEKDLDMSETFSITTHRKLISSRLSYLLSTIKDENHKTLISQNIVTRFWTKDYEIKSTNNIGGSKALK is encoded by the exons ATGGATTACTTGAAGGCAGTAATCAAAGAGACTCTTCGCTTACATCCCCCACTTCCGCTACTAGTTCCTCGAGTATCAACCCAAGATGTTAATATAAAGGTCTATGACATAGAAGAACGAACACTGGTAATTGTAAATGCTTGGGCAATTGGAAGAGACCCAGTCCATTGGAATGAACCTGAGGAGTTTCGACCAGAGAGATTCTTAAACAATCCTATAGATTTCAAAGGGAATGACTTTCAATACACACCATTCGGAGATGGCCGGAGGGGTTGTCCTGGAATGGCATTTGCAATGGCTATGAATGAGATTATCTTAGTCAACCTAGTCCACAAGTTTGATTGGTCATTGCCTGGTGGAACAACAGGGGAGGATTTGGATATGACTGAGACTACAGGCATTGCCATCAATAGAAAAGTTCCTCTCCCCGCTGCT GATACGTTTGCAGCTGGTACTGACACTACAAACACAGTCCTGGAGTGGGCAATGACAGAACTCTTAAGGCACCCAAAGATTGTGAAAGAACCGCAAAAACAG GCTGTGAGCAAAGAGACTCTACGTTTGCATCCTCCAGTTGCATTGCTAGTTCCAAGAATATCTACTAAAAATGTCAAGATTAAGGGCTCTGACATTGAAGGAGGAACTCAAGTTATTATCAATGCTTGGGCAATTGGAAGAGACACCAAGTCGTGGGATAAACCAGAAGAATATCTTCCAGACAGGTTCTTGGAACATTCCATAGATTTCAAAGGCCATCATTTGCAATTGATTCCATTTGGTTCTGGAAGGACGTCTTGTCCGGTCATCCTatttgcaatgaaaataaatgaacTCTCCGCAAATCTTGTGCACAAGTTTGATTGGTCACTGCCTGGTGGAGCGAATGAGAAGGATTTGGACATGAGTGAAACCTTTAGCATTACCACACACAGAAAATTAATCTCCTCTAGATTATCCTACTTGTTGTCAACAATAAAGGATGAGAACCACAAGACTTTGATATCTCAAAATATCGTCACACGTTTTTGGACGAAAGATTACGAAATTAAATCAACCAATAATATTGGAGGGTCAAAAGCACTGAAATGA